The following is a genomic window from Vitis vinifera cultivar Pinot Noir 40024 chromosome 6, ASM3070453v1.
ataaattttatataaattaaaattaaaagtaaactTTGTGattaaaagcaaaagaaaacttTATGAATATATATCACATGCAATCAAATGTCGAAGTAGCCTACacatgataaaaaaatgaaaaacgaaATCGATTCAATCTCAACTAAACCTAAAAGTATGATAtagaaaacaaagtaaaatcGTAATGCACTAAAAAGGACTCAATCaaacaaaatcttaaaatgTCAAAGGTCGTTAACAAATTGCAAAAAGGAACCCTATAAGTCCTCTAAGATATCTcaaaagaaaatccaaagaTAGTGATCAAACGAGTTACAATGGACCACCAAATGAAGACTCAAAAGAGGACCTTAAATATACTATGAGGTAGCAAATGATGAATTAAGGTAGACTTGGCCATTATATGCGAAgaagacaaaatggagggtttacaCATGCGCACTAGTGTACTCATCATGGAAACCACATCCTAAAGATCAAGACAAATCATTACTTCGATTAGGAAGTGACTACTACGTACAATCTTAAATAGATCACCTAAGTGCACTATAAATAGATTGATTATAAGATCTAGACATAAAATGGTATGCAATATTTGCCcttattaaaggaaaaaaattacttcCCATAACAAGGATAATCAACCATCTAACAACCAAGTTATGCACATGTAACATAAACACATAGAAATGCTTTAGCAAACTTTTGTATCAATTATGTGTCAAGATAGGGAGCTAGAAGTGATATTTATAATCCATTAGATGGGAACACTATAGTGTTTCCCATATGAGACCCCTAGGCAATTAAATTGGATGCTATACATCTTTAATAGGATGATCTTAAATGCCAAAACCTCTATGaatatttttctctaatttatggcctaaaaaattatataaagtcattatagtaagaaaataattatgacTCACTATCTAATTATGTCTCGTTGTCCCTTGTTTGGTTtcgtaaaggaaaaaaaggttgtttttaaggatataactttatttcaattataaaaacacCAATTGTGGAACTAATGTACAACTTATTACTCATCCAATATGATGATTTCATAGTTAATTTGTAATAGCAATTGCCAACCCATTTAgtaggaaaaaaatcaaaatgtgagTGGGACCcatattttgtttgaatgaattccaaatttttcaaaaattttgctCTTTTTCTAGAAGAaatgacaattttaaaaaacaccaacaaaattaattgaaatgagTTCAAGTGATCAATTTCTTTCACTTCCTCCAAACCCCTCCATCCAAATTAAAGCTACTATTTCATTGCCTTACCAACACATGAGAGAAGCTTAGACAACAAGCAGTGCAAATAGAGCTGCAGATCTAGAAGTCCCCATAAAATGATTGTCATTTTGGCAAGACAAATACTCAGCAAATGTTCCAAAATTTGAAAGACCACAATGCTACAAATCTCAACATCTTTCaatggtgataaaaaaaaaattaaaaaaaaaaaaaaaaaaggagccCATTAGGCAGCAATCATCAAAACATATATAGGACATCTTGGCTTCTTTGGAAGATTTTTCTAGTTCCTAATCCCCCATTAGCTTCTCTTCTGATTGACAGATTCTTcagctctctttctctctctttcctttcTGTCCTTGATTCCACAAGCATTGCAAAGTGACTGAAAATAGCAAGAAGGAATTGAAAAGAGAAAGTACAGTTAAAAAGATGTTCCTATCTACTTATTCAGCACATATTCATGTTGTAAGAGATCTACCTTTGGACCTCCAGGCCCTCGCCGCCACATTGGTGTATCAGTTGTGTGGCAGTTTGCACACCGTCTAATTGGGATTGAAGAGTTATTGACTTGCATGACTTGCCATTCATAATAATCCTGACCTAAACTGCCTGGCTCGAGTTGACGACCTCTCAGAGGGTTGCCAAACACTGAATAGTTGTTCACTGGCGGCGGTGACACTGCAGTTGCAGAGGGAATGAAGCACTGGTTCAGGCAGTCATAGTAACCAGGAATGAGCAAGGAAGAACTGGGAAAATTGTTTGTTGCCTGCTGATGGAAAGTAGGGGaaagaagtaagaaaaaaaaaaatactagttAGGGGTCTTGGCTATTGAATGTAT
Proteins encoded in this region:
- the LOC109122790 gene encoding GATA transcription factor 12-like, with amino-acid sequence MDSRWPLHSSENKHLARETRDFDLNIAENEPLDMSLGFNATANAQSHSNSPQVPILTTQNHYQNVDASYSQATNNFPSSSLLIPGYYDCLNQCFIPSATAVSPPPVNNYSVFGNPLRGRQLEPGSLGQDYYEWQVMQVNNSSIPIRRCANCHTTDTPMWRRGPGGPKSLCNACGIKDRKERERKRAEESVNQKRS